The DNA region gatcctgtttttttttttatctgtaccACATTGGCAACAGGAATATCAGTCCACCAAATATAACagatattttttcatcaagatcagtGAATTATTCTCAATACTCATGAGGTAACCCTCCTCAAAACTGAATGGAAATGGGTtgagtattgtttttttttgtaatcctgcttacaaacaagCAAATGCAGACAAATGCATAACCTTTTGGCGGATGCAACTATTCTCCTTCTATTGCGATATGGTTTTTCAGAGAGATTTAGAAACTCCCCGGGCTTTACTACTCTAAAATGTGTCAACAAATTTGTATAATAGCAAATCCTATGATGCAATGAACAGCAGACCTTGATAAATCATCACTTTTAACCTACCAACTAAGTGAAAGAACCAGTGGAAAGCGGAGCAATCGGAATAGTTATGGCAGTTGTGTAAGATCTAGAAAAAGCTAATATAGTTCGACATGGTTTCACACAGACTGTCACGGTGCCGCTAATATTATATGGCATTAACAAAATGCACTGCTAAAGCAAAGAGACACATAAGAGGAGATCGGTGCATGCCAAGAGAATCTAAGCAGCAGAGCTCCGTGAGCAGAGAAGAGGAACATTTCCTGGGAATAACGCTGCAGATATGAATAATTTAGATCtaagatttacattttaaataacccCAGGAAATGGGAGCGGAAATCCAAGGGCTCTTGGGAGAGGTGTCCCATCTACTCTCTACAGTTGATTCTCACCGTAGGAGAAGTCGCCCTGCTGGTACATCATGAGCGTCTGGACTTCGGAGCCGTCGTCTCTGCTGAAGGAGAAGGTTCTGGTGTTCTCCGGTCTGAACTGGTTTTTCCAGGAGCCTCTGAAGTAGATGGCGTTCACCAGGGTCAGACGGGTGACGCTGCTGAAGTCTTCGGCGGACAGCAGCTCGCGGATCTGACCTGGAGGAAGTGATTTGTACAGTGCATGAGCAGCTATGTTAGGGCCGGCGCCTCCTGTGATGCAACTTTGAAATTGATCATTCGGATGTTAAGGGAGGGGTTTAACTAGTAACTTCGATTAAACAAACAATGATAAATCATCCCACATTGTTACATGTGACTTGACAGTATGCAGGGATCGTAGGATGATATCAATACAACTCTCCTTTCTTCCATCCTTATATCTCACTTACTCTCTGTGTGATTTTCCACCCAGGTGTTGATCTGATCGGCCACGGCGGCTGATTCGCTGAAGTCGACCGTTTCGACGTCAGCACGGAAATACTTCCTCATCAGGTGCAGGAACTCCGGGTTGAAGGTGATGCCCTCCTGCAGGAAGAGGCTGTTGGCCAGTCGGATCACGTAGCGGGCGTCTTCGTCCAGCAGCCCCGCCGTGAGGTTCTGGAGCAAAGAGAACTCCACACCTggagaacagagggaaggaCACTTCCATTGATGCTGCGTGTGGAGCTGTATTCATATGCTGTGTTCAGTcacgtgaaaaaaaaacaagtcttgGTTGTGTTACAAggtgttttcaaaatgtcattACTTCACAGTCCATGAATGTGGTTTGGTAAACAATGGTACAGCaacataaatattcaaattggATACATTTAGAATCCTATTTTTTACATATCTTGCTGCTCACCTCTCATGTTCACTCATGTGTAACATGTATGAGTTTTTTTTGGTAGAATCAGTTCTTATATAGCTGTAGTATTACTCTCTAATATTAAGGTTAAAGTTGATGTGCCCGTTCAACCATTAAACATCCATCACAGGATTGGCCAAACggaagcagcagaggcagagatgaATATTAGTCCCTACAAGGGCTGAACCTTACATTTCCCATAAAGTAATATGACTGCATCTTTCATTACATCAGCGCCCCATCCCAAAAGTTAGGGCAGCTTCAATTCTAGTTTGTAATGAAGGCCTTCCAATATAAATTCATGTCTCAAGTTCAAGGCAAGAACCTGGGCGACATATTCAGGATTCAAGTGTTTATTCAAACTAGTGGGGAATTATCAAACACATATTAAATTAGTAAAGCCCAGCCGCCACTGACTGTGATGCAAGTGAAGCTGTGTCTATGAGCATGTCTCACCTGGCAGCAGGTGACTGAATCCGACAGCCTGTCGGATCTCCTCCAGCGAAGCCCCTCTGGCCCCCAGCTCCACCATGCCCATGGCCACAGCCACGCTCAGCGGGGAAAAGATAATGTTTTCCTGTCCCCCCGCCACCTGAAGCTGGTGGTACAGTCGGACCGAGAACTCCGCTGTGGTGTCCTCGGGAATGTCCGCCGCCCAGCAACCGTAGCCCGGCAACacgatggagaggaggagcagcggggACAAAACGTCCAGGATCAACATCGCAGCACAGGACACTGACAgctgagtgagagaggggagcATGGGAGGAATAAAGGAAGGACAGATAgaggggggaagggggaggATTAGGAAACatgtgtttggaggaaagacagaaagatggaAGCAGAAGAAAGGGTTAGGATCAGGGTATGAGTGATAGGAGAGATGAAAGGGGGAtaggcagggagagaggggtgTGGAAGGAAGGGAAGACAgatgaggatggagggaggacaaGATGAAAGAGGGGGGATTTTTTTGGAGGGATGGAACCAAAAGAAGAGAATGCAGAGGACATAGAGAATGTGAGAGGGAGTGAGATAAAGGGAGGGAAGATTATTACgtaagggagaaaaaaagatgaaggaCAAGCGGAGGAGAGGGACAGAATCGAAAgtagagcagggaagtgagatgatgaaaaaaagagacagaaaacagatgtCAGTCAATCGTTCTGCCAAAGAAAAAGGAATCGCTGATAAAGCAACTTCTCATGTTGACTTTCTAAATACAAAGATGAATATTTCTCATAAACATGCTCAAATCCTGAGGGAAAGTTAattgagaaaagaagaagttaCAGATTCAAAATGAATTTTGGTTTATCGGGAATGGGTCAAagtagagaaagaaaagggagagagcgGATGAGAGGCAGGGAGATTATAAAGACAATATATGAACAACAAGAATGTGCAGTCAGTACTGCTTTACATCTGCTAAATGGGCCCATACATATTTCATGTCAATTCTTATCATCCTGAGTTGAATCAGCTTCTTTTGTTCAaaatctgctctgctctgctctgctcagctgtgtgtgtgtgtgtgtgtgtgtgtgtgtgtgtgtgtgtgtctttgaagaGTGCACAGAATGACTGAGGTCTTTACCTCCATCCTTTGCCTTGTCTTTCCATCACATCCTGCCTTCTCATCTATATACTTTGTTGACTCACCATTGTGCTGTCTTTTCTCTGCTCTCCTTTCTTATCTGTCTCTTTAACCTTCTTTTGTaactttcaaaatgaaaagggaggcacacacacgcacaaagctATCACTCCGGCACAGTTGTTGCCAGGCAACATTGTTTTCTGCTGCCCTAACATAAAAAAGGTTGACGATAATATATAGGAtagagatagaaagaaagatgtTCAGAGGGAGTGACATAACACAGGggcatttgttttgttgtgagtCTCTCTGTTGTGCTGTTGTCCTCGTACAGTGAGTATAAAGGATTCAATTAGCAGAGCCATGCAGGGCTGGAAtctgctggctgctgctgctctcactgtgtgtgtgtggatttgtgtgtgtgtgcatgtgtatatgtatgtgtgtgtgtgtgcgtgagtctgtgtgtgggtgacaGCAGGTGACTGTGGTGTCAACAACGTTAACAATGGGCAGCAGCCAAAAAATGAGTGCCCCAGCTTGTTGTGTTCTGGCCTGtactctgctctgctctggcATGTGACAAACAATTTACCTTTCCAAAATAAACCAGCTCAgttgggaagggggggggggggatggggggggatttaaaatATGGGATATTTGTTCCAATTGTCAGCTAATCCCATGGAAAGGCGATGACCAACAATGAATTGATCCTATAACAAGTGTTGTCTGTGTATCTATTGTTCTCCAATATTTTCATATACCGGGagacattaaaaacataaacatgaacCACATTGTGCCGTGTGTCTTCTTCCTTCATCAGTGTGAACATGGTCACTATTTTGACTCATCTCCCTTTTTATTGTCACTACAGCAAAAAATCTACAGCAGTAAAACAGTCCACAGGAAATAGACTGTAAAGTGTTGAGTGAGTGGTATTTTCTAAATAAGTGTAGCCTGACCATGATATGGTTTGTTTAGGCGCAGAAGATGATCCTTAACAATTTTGAGAGTAAAGTTGTTATataacaagaataaagtcaagGTTATAGCTGGTTAAATCAGTGTGATATTCAAAGAGGTTCAGACAGTATATAAAGAACAAAAATGTgcagtaaatatatataatctagTATTTCCCACAATGTTTGTCCTATGATAAAGCAATGTGATGGAGGCTTGATATTGTACAGTTATTTTTTGCgtagatttaaacaaaaaattcaCACCTTGTcttcattgttttttctgtaaaataaaagttttcatatcggTGCAAATATCAACGCTGATCCTCTGAATGTCTCTGAAAGCTCATATCAGCTGATCTTTATCGGCTCAAAAATTAAACTGTTGAGCTCcagtaaaaaaaagtgtgcATGGCTGTTTCAGTAaatgatacaaacaaaaataaaagtgtgtataatatgatatgTAAACAATAAGCGGTGTGACGTGTGTCCTGCATGTGTTCATATATGAATGACCCAAAGATTTCCAAATACAGCAGCAACCTAAGGGATTTGTGGCTTTGTGTCAAAAAGGGGACAGTGAGGACAGAAGATattgagagacagacacagtgtcGCTTCTCATCCTTTGGCGGATAATCATAAATCACCAGTCTTAGACAGAGTGGGTCATCCCTGCTCACGTTTTACAATGAACTCCATGTACTTTATGAGCTACTGAATTTGATTCCTCATTCTCTTGCAACCCACATACACGCCCACGTCACTTCCACCTCATGCCACCTCTAAACTGACAGTGAAGATCTGGTCATGTTTGTTCTCCGTCCGTGAGCATTCTCACAAAATGCTTTCTACAAGCACAGAACCGGCAGAAGCAGCTACTGGAAGTGAATGGAAATATATTTGGATGTACCAACTTTaactgtatttaaacacatcGAAAAGAAAGACAACTCAAGACGAGATATGACATGACATGACCGCAACGATCCGGATTCATGATCCGACACCATCGATCACCATCGATAAATCAGATCGTCCTGCTGACAAGCGAGAAGTTCTTCCGGCAGATAATGATGCAACGCAGTGTTTAAAATTCATTTTAGCAGAAGAAGCGACGCCCTGTTAAACCAGGgaacaggtttttataaagatcagttctacGTGTGAGTGATAAGAgtagagcagagcagagcagcagagtcacTTGATGACCAGCCGATATCATCTGGATACTGTAAAGGCTATAATCAAAGTTTTTCACCACACAAGCCTTACTGCCTTAGGGCatcaaattaatataaatgtaatcatcgataagataagataagctTAATTTGTCACTTACGCAATTATACATGGTGCAATTTGCAgtgaaatgtgttattgtgGCTGCATCCAGTTTTTAAAACAGTATAATAAAagacacaatataaaaatagcACCCTGCAATTAGGTAGGGGGGGACCCCCTGATTTCCACTGGGTATAAGTAGTATAAGATCTAATGAAGTCAAATTTAAGCCATTCAAATGTTGGCCGCCACAGACGTTTTCTCAAACAGCCTTTCTGCATTAAAGATGCTCGACTTCAAATAGATGTAAACAGAAAAATCAAATGACGACCGAGGACACAAACCCGATGATCTGAGATAATATAGTGTGAGTCACGTGTGTCCACCTTCTCTCAAATGTCGCCCTGTGAGTCAGACGTTCcgaaaagagtgagagaggctgagggaaaggaagggggggggcgTCTGGCAGAGACATAAACAGAGGTAATGTCCCTGACCTTCTGAGCTGTGGGAGCTGCACCTTCCTGAGGCCGACAGACCCGCCCTCTGTAAGGAAAGATCCAGCCATGGAGTTAAGCCAGGGAAAGTCGTGCGGGGCATCACTGTGCACgcacctgtatgtgtgtgtgtgtgtgtgtgtaagtgtacaCGTGTGAGTGGACAATAACACCATGGGTGGCTGGTTTTTACTTGTAACAGTGACACTGCTCTGACCTTCTGAGTCTTGGGACGCCGTCCGCAAGGGGATCCCGCACTTTTGCCAGTTGAGCCCTCGATGACTTTGGCTCTGATCTCCTCGGGTGGGTTTCCCGGCATGCCTCCCAGGTAAGCGGCGAAACCCAACATCTTGTTATGAAACGTTCTCTCGTGACTTAAAAGAGCTGAACATGTCAGTGAATCTGTCAAGGTTTAATCCTGACAATTTAATTAATTCCATGCAATTAAACTCACTGGCCTTTAAAAGCAGCCTTTAATCTCTTTGTGTAATCCAAATTCTCGGACTGGATAGATTGGCAGTTGACATTTCCGACAATTAAAAACGTGACATCATCCGAATCCGCCGCACGTACCATAAACCCTGATGCCATTTCAACCCAACACCTTGAGACGGGACGCTTCAGAGGACAGGGGAATTTATTAAACATGAATATCCTCATtcatgcacagacaaacacacacacacaaacacacacacacacacacacacacactttgaagtACACATTTCCACACACACTTCCAAGCCAAGGTTCCCAAGGCAACTGCAAGTGatggacatttttcattttgcagagCTGACAGGGAGAATTTTTACTCTTTAAAGATATTTCCCTCCTTCCACATAGGCAGATAAACTCTTCCTTCCTTTTATCAAACAACACTCAGCAGTTTCTTTCTCATACAACCCCTCACTTTACAAGAACTGTTCACACCAGATACAGCTCTGTCACTTAATGCACTCTCTGACATtatcgcgcacacacacacacacacacacacacacacacacacacacacacacacacacacacacacacacacacacacacacacacacacacacacacacacacacacacacagagagagagagggacagacagctACCTCCTTCACTTTGgctcttcacctccacactACTGTCCATAAAGGTGCTTTATTGAATTATATGAAAGTGCTAACATCCCATCTGATCAAGGCCTCTCCCTCTGGGAATGAACTGCAGACATTGTCTCTCATCATCTCTGTGACCGTGAAACTTTTTGTGCGGTATGATGCTCTGTTTAAAGTGGAAGCGTTATCTGGGATGATTCCACCATGAATGTGTCTAATTTATAAAGGGCTTTGCAGTACAAAGATAATATAGTCTGATTATTGTCCATGGCTCCATAACAGCCAGTTTCTGCATATCATTCTGATGTTGAACAATGGAAAATGCAAGGAAGCATATATATGATCAAGCCTACATGAAGCTTATCAAGTGAGTGCCTCACTTTCCCTGTTTGATTAGACCACCATCCCTCACCTACTGTTTATCCACTGATGTGGAATTTACACAGGGAGGCTATAAAGCACCAGTGGGCAGGAGCTTTGACTCCAGTGTTGTCTATGAGAAATGGTAAATGGGAATATTCATGTGAACAATAAAAAAGGTTCTAACTATTGAGTAAATGTGTCTTGTCTGTTCTACCCCTGATTTGTACCTGTTGCTCCAGGAAACCATACTTCAGTAGCTACAGGTGATAGATCCCATTTTTTTGCAATAAACCTATTTGTCATCATGGCTAATTGTTACCCACTGATGTGATGTACTTGTCTAGGCCAAGCAACATTGAAGCAGTGAGGAGTAGATAATCATTTTGTTTAGctgtaaataataatttttatgAGTAAATGATTATTAATTAGTTGTGATTGAAATAAATAACCCCCCCAAGCATGTAGGAGAAGCAATTTCTCTGCTCTGGGCTACCGTAGAAACATTGTGGGGCAAACATGGTGGTATCTGCGCGCTTGCCGTTTTAGtatggcccatgtcccatccacacacatggaggtttatgagctatactgcagccagccagcaggaaGTGATAACGACACCTTGGCCTCACTTTTCAGGAGCTggcatgtcgtccatctttatttatggtCTATGGTTTAATCAGTCAACAGTTCAGTGTTGACATTGGTGGAGGTGCTACTAGAAGCattagagcaggggtgtccaaactttttatccagagggccacatacagaaaaaaatctgaAGGTCTGGACCACTCACGCCGCCTGCCAGATGTCCCTCAGAACCCTCATGTGTTGTTATgatagttttaaagtggaataagtaagtggatcactttacccccttgatttctctggtctgtctcactttacccctgaGCTGGGGTtaagaccacttttttaaaaataatcatatttccaCTGCCATTTGTCCTGAAGACagtctgatcatttccattgctaggaaacatcctgaattaatgggaaatgtgttaattttactgatatatcattttagctcaccTAGAGAGGAGCAATacaaaatg from Platichthys flesus chromosome 4, fPlaFle2.1, whole genome shotgun sequence includes:
- the serpini1 gene encoding neuroserpin, translated to MLILDVLSPLLLLSIVLPGYGCWAADIPEDTTAEFSVRLYHQLQVAGGQENIIFSPLSVAVAMGMVELGARGASLEEIRQAVGFSHLLPGVEFSLLQNLTAGLLDEDARYVIRLANSLFLQEGITFNPEFLHLMRKYFRADVETVDFSESAAVADQINTWVENHTESQIRELLSAEDFSSVTRLTLVNAIYFRGSWKNQFRPENTRTFSFSRDDGSEVQTLMMYQQGDFSYGEFSDGSQEAGGVYQVLEMPYEGEDMSMMIVLPRQEVPLATLEPIIKASLLEEWANNVKRQKVEVYLPRFKVEQKIDLRSTLQELGIKKIFTSDADLSAMTDGKDLYIGKAVQKAYLEVTEEGAEGAVGSGMIALTRTLVLYPQVMADHPFFFVIRSRKTGSILFMGRVMTPEVNGLNDNDFDSM